The segment ACAGATATTTGTCCTGAACCCTTCGACGGTGATCCTGTCGATTATGATTACGCCAAAAAGCTTGACTTTACACAAACCTTTGCTTTTCAAAATTTCACTGTTGTGGTTAACCCTTATGAATATGCTAAATCGAATATAGACGTTACACGTACACGCCCTAAAGTAAGACAGGAAGATGATCTTTTTGTTTTGTTCGAGTTTTCAGCGAAATGGGACCCCATTGCTACTTTACTTACTCAAGATCACGAACGTATTATTCGTGGCTTTATGGGTCAATCCACAGCCTTTAATCCTAAAACTCTCAAACCCAATGTTGTCGTTCTTGCAGATAACAAACAATTTAATGAAGCTCGTTATATATACGGTGAATTCGGCAAGGGCTTTTTTGCTTTTCTTGGAGGACACGATCCTGAAGATTATCAACATTTTGTTTATGATCCACCTACAGACTTAAATCTTTTTCCAAATTCAGCTGGCTATCGTCTCATTCTTAACAACGTTCTTTTCCCTTCTGCACAAAAAAAACAACAAAAAACATAATCATATTTTTTCAAACAACTAAAGCCAATCAAAAATTGTATTTTTGAAAAAAATTTATCATGAAGAAGTTTAACTTTTTTATTGTATTATCTCTTTTCTGGATCGTGGGATACATCCCATCTAAAGCTCAGCAAAATGTTCCTGGTACACCACCTAGTTTTACATGGAATCTCTCCATTACTGAAGTTCCTTGCATGTTTTTACCAAAGCCAGATTTACAAACTATAGCAAAAGAAGACGAAGAGATGCAAATTCGTGGAAGAGGTTACCGTAACGGCGTTTTTGTAGATGCATTTATTAACCCCATTACAACAGGAATATGGAGTTATTTACCTGATGGATCAAAAATTTGGCGAATTAAAGTATCAATCCCCGATGCAAAGGCGTTAGGCATATATTTTTCCAATTACAAACTTCTACCGGGAATGGTTTTTTATGCTTACACACCTGACAAAAGTTTCGTGATTGGAGGTTTTACTGAAATTAATAACAATTACGATTATCCTGTTATGGCAACACAAGAAATACCAGGAGATGAGGTAATAATTGAACTCTTCGTACCAGAAGGAATTGCTCATCATGAATACGCATTCGAAATCGATAAACTAGCCTACTTCTATCGTTCAACTCCTTTTGAAAATTCAACTAAAGTGGGAACATGCTACATAAATGTAGCTTGTTCTGAAGGAGATAATTGGCAAAACCAGGTACGTGGTGTTGCTAAGGTCACTATGGTTTTAAGTGATGGAACTTATCTTTGTTCTGGGACTCTTATTAATAACACCAACCAAGATTGTAAAAAATATTTTTTAATGGCTGATCATTGTTCAGTTTCAGGTAGTGGGGTTCCTGTCACTTCTGCTCAGCTTTTACAATGGACTTTTAGATTCAACTATCAAGCTACAACTTGTACTGGGACAGCATCAGGTCCATCCCAAGTATTAACTGGAGCTTACTACAGAGCTTCTGACACTTATGGAGAGGATAACTCAGGATCTGATTTTTTCTTGTGTGAACTTAAAGAAAATCTCTCAACAACCATAAATCCATACTTTAACGGTTGGAGTATTTCAACCTCTCCTGCATCCAGTGGTGTGTGCATTCATCATCCTGCTGGTGTTATCAAGAAGATTAGTACCTACACCACACCTTTAACTACCTATGGAAACACACATTGGAAAGTATATTGGGCAACAACCACAAACGGTCATAGTGTCACAGAAGGAGGTTCATCAGGTTCACCTTTGTTCAATCAGAACAAATTGGTAGTTGGTACTTTGACAGGCGGTCTCTCTGCTTGTACCGATGGTGAAGCTGGTCCAGGCACTGGACCTAATCAACCCGACATTTATGGTCGGATGGATAAACATTTTACGGGCATTGGTACCTCCAATGATAAAAGGCTAAAACCCTGGCTCGATCCAACCAATTCCAATGTATCTACACTCAGTGGAAGAAATCTCTGCACTACTTCTTTCAACGATTTTCTCTCTGTTTTACAAAAAATCAACATTTTCCCAAATCCAGCATCAACAGTTCTTCATATTGATATGTCTTCCTTTGAAATGACTGACATTAACGTTACTATTTCAGATTATACAGGTAAAGTTGTATGGAACCAGTTTTATTCTACCATTTCCGGTAAATTAACAATAC is part of the Bacteroidales bacterium genome and harbors:
- a CDS encoding T9SS type A sorting domain-containing protein; its protein translation is MKKFNFFIVLSLFWIVGYIPSKAQQNVPGTPPSFTWNLSITEVPCMFLPKPDLQTIAKEDEEMQIRGRGYRNGVFVDAFINPITTGIWSYLPDGSKIWRIKVSIPDAKALGIYFSNYKLLPGMVFYAYTPDKSFVIGGFTEINNNYDYPVMATQEIPGDEVIIELFVPEGIAHHEYAFEIDKLAYFYRSTPFENSTKVGTCYINVACSEGDNWQNQVRGVAKVTMVLSDGTYLCSGTLINNTNQDCKKYFLMADHCSVSGSGVPVTSAQLLQWTFRFNYQATTCTGTASGPSQVLTGAYYRASDTYGEDNSGSDFFLCELKENLSTTINPYFNGWSISTSPASSGVCIHHPAGVIKKISTYTTPLTTYGNTHWKVYWATTTNGHSVTEGGSSGSPLFNQNKLVVGTLTGGLSACTDGEAGPGTGPNQPDIYGRMDKHFTGIGTSNDKRLKPWLDPTNSNVSTLSGRNLCTTSFNDFLSVLQKINIFPNPASTVLHIDMSSFEMTDINVTISDYTGKVVWNQFYSTISGKLTIPIDELRAGIYFITFEQEGKKFYENFVKL